Sequence from the Ziziphus jujuba cultivar Dongzao chromosome 9, ASM3175591v1 genome:
AGGTCCCCAACTCAATTCcacaccaccccccccccccccccccccaaaacacACTATTTCCCTCCGCCTCTTGAAGattttgctttttcttatttacatttttttatttttttgttctcttcGTAATTGTTTTCAGGGTTGAGGATTTATGTATCCAAGGACTTGAGACTTGCTATCTTCTTGATTTTATTGGCCCAAAAGGATTTGCGCAGGAGCTTTTGCGGCGATCTTCATGCAAGTGAGCTCGAGTTTCATTCACATTTAATCTACTTGTTcggcttccttttttttttttttttttttttattcttaactGTTTGTTGAATTTAGGATAATAGGATTTGATCATCGAAAATCTGTGCTTCAACATATAACCTCCGGGGAAGAATTTCCTGAGAACCTTAGATTTCATGTGAATGTTGAGAAGAGCAGCTCCACTGCTGTGTACGAATACTTCTCTGCTAAACTTAACGATACAAACTGTTCTAATGTGAGTGGAATTTCAGTTTTTTTCTTTCagcttgtggttttttttttttaatttttattttttcctaatttatAATATGTAGCTCCAtgatgaagattttttttttctcgaaaTTTAGGGGATGGCTACTAATCTGTTAGAGACAAAGGATAGAGAACGTGTGGAAGTGGTACTCAAGTATATTGAGGATGGAGATCTTCGCCGTTGGAGCTTACCAGATATTAGGGCATTTAATACTGGACTTGGTGAATGGCGCTCGAAGTTGAATTGCATTACCAATCCATATATGTATGAACAGGTTTGGAAATTCAATAGCTTAAATCTTTCCTCAGTTTCCTATGAAATAATTTGTATAGTGATTATGGTTTTAGGTTTACACAAAATGTTGCATTACTTTTATTGAATGTTATCCTAGCTTATGGTTTGACCATCCTCGTTTCGACATACCCAAGTATTAGTCTTTAGTTATATTGCTTTACCAGTTGCCACTATATCATGATCTACAAATGTGAATAAAAACAGAATGGCTTTGTAATTGCAATTTTTGAAACTTACAACCTCATCATCTCAGCCCCAAAATACTTATTGTCTGATCTTTATCTTGTTTTAGTTCTGAAGTCTCTCTAACTTGGTTCTGATATTCCTTTTTGCAGTTACTGGAAATAAGTGCTGTGGGTTTAATTGCTAAGGGAAATTCTTATATTTCTAGTCGTCAAAAAGCTGCAGAAAAGTTGCTGAATAAGGTTTTCAAAGTCAGGTTGGGCAGGGGATTTTATGGGGAGTGTCTggtaaattattaatttctcCTTCAAACTGTCATCCATGAGAAATAGATCTACATTTTAATATCTTGTCTTCTTTTATCATATGAGCTTGACATTTTAATATCTTGTCTTCTTTTATCATATGAgctttacattttaatatcttgTCTTCTTTTATCATATGAGCTTTTGTAGCAATATTCTAATAAGTGCTTGCTCTTCATTTCATGGAATAGTTTCTtgctttttaattatattatgtatCTCTGTATGTTTGGGTATCGTACAACTTAGATTCTCACTTCTAGTCCATTCTTCTGACTTTGTCTTTGAAAAGTTCTTGacaaatatttttcctttttgttgtgGTTAGGGAGTCAGAGCAGATGGGAATTCTGATTTAAGTAATGAAATTGGCAAGCAACTTAGCATAAAAAGTGCTGCAGCTGGTCTAAGGTAATTTAATTACAAAAGTTGTGTTTCTGGGATACTTATGTCTGTTTTTTTAAGGAGAATTTGCTCCATGAGTTTGGCTTAGTTTACTTTGTAGTTAAGGCTCAATGAGTTTGTCTTAGTTTACTTTTTAGTCAAGTTTTAACTTTGTGCTTGCtcaagatatatatttatattcaattttcaGAATAATATGAATTAGAGGCAATATAGCAAATCTGTTAAACATTTCATTGACTAATTTACTTCTAAATGAATGAAAGAATACTAATTCCTTGGCAGCAACTAGTATTGGTTAGGATCACTTGTTAAGTCCTTAAAGGGGCAGAACCACTTGTTTGGCTAGGTGTTTGCTTTATATTTGCTTTTGCCCATATATAATGGTGCACAAATGGGGAGATGAAATTTCTTTATATCGTGGTTACTcggtcttttattttgataataaatttcaaGTTACAGTTCCCATCATGACGTATTAGTGTCATATATCTAACATCTCGCTTATCAATTGATTCCTAGTAATGTTTTATGGCTCCTATTTGTAATGCTTCCCATACTTAGATATGTGTTGGTCTTCTTATTACTATtgaattgtttttgtttgtagaatagtaaatcttttaatttggtattaTCACCATGATGTCTCTGATTATTTTAAGATTGTGGTTATTCATGGTACCAGACCTATTGGAGCTGTTATATTCATGCAACGGAATAATCTCAAAATGTGCTTGAGGAGCACTGATGATGCTACTGATACCTCTGAAGTTGCAAAGGTAACATCAGTATTCATTTTCCATGCAACTAtacttttttcctttgtaaatATTGAATTATGTGCTTAACAGTTTAGTTTTTTTATGGATATTAAATTATGAAGGCATACGGTGGAGGAGGCTCTTCATGTTCTAGCTCCTTTATAATAAGGATGGATGAATATAACCAGTGGCTTTCTTTACATTCATCATGAGCATATCAAGGTGCTGAAACAATACCCTTCACTCAATATTGAAAAATGATACCATCAGATTTTATTTCTCATATATGTCTCCTTGTACCTTTCATATCTCAACTACAAGTGAATATTTCTTAACATCTCATTGTCCattttgtatttgttattttctaatactgaaatttaaattgttttattattccTGTATGTGTGTGTTCGGAGAGGAGGCTATATAGATTCAACTGTGTTTTCCCAAGTGCTTGATATGGGAAGCTATTTGTTTAATTCCAGTTAGCATAAATATCTTCAGTTGATACTTCAGAATCCTCGGCTTCTGTGATGGTCTTAAATATTAGAAGCTTTAGTTCTGGTTGTGGATTGGAACTAAAAACCACCCAGACACTATAAAATTGAGGTTAAGCAAGTTTATATGGCTATGAAAGCTCCTAGTGACAGATTTTCCACTCTTAAGGAAACATGGTGTCCTAAAATTTCTCCTTAagcacttttattttcaactcaGGAAAGAGGTAATAGATTTATGTCAATTGGTACTGCATGTGGTAAAGCAAAGTAAGTGCTCAATTTTTTTGAGTTAGGAAAGGTGTGAAGCAGCGCACAAAAATAGAgaagaatatataaaaataataactattgTGATACGTacaatttccaatttttatgCATTAAATTTTATCCTCCTTTTATTGTGTTTCTGATATTGATATGTAAAATTCTAATGGGAATCATGAGTAACAGAAGGGGTAGAGAACCTTTAGTTCAATGGACAACCATCAACTACAATGCCTCTAGCAGTTGGACAGGTTGCTAATGGACAGTGTTCACCCTCTGTGCCCCACCATGTCAAACTTTTATCCTCCACACCAACAGAAA
This genomic interval carries:
- the LOC107426513 gene encoding uncharacterized protein LOC107426513, translated to MCLLPLRKWRTIITSVLPPLSSAQSFRSDAALEALAKASIDKVPNLVLYNYPSFSGAFSSLFAHLFHSRLHLPCLVLPLSSVEPFRVEDLCIQGLETCYLLDFIGPKGFAQELLRRSSCKIIGFDHRKSVLQHITSGEEFPENLRFHVNVEKSSSTAVYEYFSAKLNDTNCSNGMATNLLETKDRERVEVVLKYIEDGDLRRWSLPDIRAFNTGLGEWRSKLNCITNPYMYEQLLEISAVGLIAKGNSYISSRQKAAEKLLNKVFKVRLGRGFYGECLGVRADGNSDLSNEIGKQLSIKSAAAGLRPIGAVIFMQRNNLKMCLRSTDDATDTSEVAKAYGGGGSSCSSSFIIRMDEYNQWLSLHSS